Proteins encoded together in one Deltaproteobacteria bacterium window:
- a CDS encoding LysR family transcriptional regulator, whose product MNLTLDQLEVLETIDRLGSFSAAARHLGRATSAVSYAIKSLESALDVELFDRSGHRAELTRSGRLVLAEANEVLTRARGIESLASRLQGGWEARLAVVIDGVISLEPAMRGLKRFTARDLPTTVELRLDYLGGVQERFESARADLMLTVDTITEPGFVVRPLSPVQMVLATHRGHPLAAHKRTLSRADFHKAVELLIAPVHARELPHIRKMFMDGPHVFELSDFYSKRQALLSGVGFGWMPRHLIDDVLNSGDLVVLDFDEGANHRLIPQLVHRREFALGRAAEFFVELLEEEFARDLVASVQ is encoded by the coding sequence ATGAATTTGACGTTAGATCAGCTTGAGGTTTTAGAGACTATTGACCGATTGGGCAGTTTTTCCGCGGCTGCGCGCCATTTAGGCCGAGCCACTTCGGCCGTAAGTTACGCTATTAAGTCACTTGAATCCGCTTTGGATGTCGAACTCTTTGATCGCAGTGGTCACCGGGCTGAGTTAACGCGCTCTGGGCGACTGGTTTTGGCAGAGGCGAATGAAGTTTTGACCCGTGCTCGTGGCATTGAGTCACTGGCCTCACGCTTACAGGGTGGTTGGGAAGCCAGGCTGGCGGTGGTGATTGATGGGGTCATTTCACTCGAGCCAGCGATGCGTGGTCTCAAAAGATTTACCGCCCGGGACTTGCCCACAACCGTTGAGCTGCGACTGGATTATTTGGGCGGGGTTCAAGAGCGGTTTGAATCTGCGCGTGCGGATTTGATGCTTACTGTTGATACCATTACAGAGCCAGGCTTTGTCGTTAGACCATTGAGCCCGGTTCAGATGGTGCTGGCGACGCATCGGGGCCACCCATTGGCCGCCCATAAACGAACTTTGAGCCGTGCTGATTTTCACAAGGCGGTTGAGCTTTTAATCGCCCCTGTTCATGCTCGTGAGCTTCCACATATCAGAAAGATGTTTATGGATGGACCCCATGTGTTTGAACTGAGTGATTTCTACTCGAAACGTCAAGCCTTATTGTCTGGAGTGGGCTTTGGCTGGATGCCGAGACATTTAATTGATGATGTTTTAAATTCAGGTGATTTGGTTGTTTTAGATTTTGATGAAGGTGCAAATCACCGCCTGATCCCTCAATTGGTTCACCGCCGAGAGTTTGCACTCGGCCGTGCTGCTGAATTTTTTGTGGAATTGCTTGAAGAAGAGTTTGCCCGCGATTTGGTAGCATCAGTTCAGTAA